Part of the Nicotiana sylvestris chromosome 5, ASM39365v2, whole genome shotgun sequence genome is shown below.
TCTACCAGATATGATGGTGGATTGTGGTCCCTAGTAGACCGCCTTAGTTCAGGTTGAAGAGGTAGGGAAGATGGAGAGGAAATATCCTTGGAGATAGGAGATGAGGTAGGAGCTATGCGGGTGAAGTTATTGAAAGTTGTATAGGGGAGCTAGAATCGGATTCTGTGGAAAAATGGATATCAGACTGAGAAAAAGAGTGATTCGGGTCTTGAATAGTAGAAACTTCTTTAGGAAAAATTGGTTGTTCAGATGAAGgagagaagaaaggaaatatgTCCTCATAAAAAATAACATCTCGTGAAGTAAAAATGGCTTTAGAGTGAAGATCCAACAATTTGTAGCCTTTCTTTCCAAAAGGATAACCTATAAAAACACACTTGACAGATCTAGATTTAAGTTTTGTTCTGTCATGAGGTAAAGTAGATGCATAACATAGACAACCAAAACATTTCAAAAAATTATAAGATGGAACTTTTCCAAAAAAGTATTTCAATGTTTTGAAATTAAGAACTCTAGAGGGAAATCGATTTATTAGAAAAGTAGTAGTTAACAAACAATCACCCCAATACATGGTGGGGAGATTAGATTGAAATAATAGAGCCCTGCATGTCTCTAGAAGATGTTTGTGTCTTcgctcaactactccattttgttgtggtgtggCAACACAAGAGGTTTGATGAAGGATTCCATTAgaggaatttttttttggaagaaTAGAGCTCGAGCCTAATTCCAAAGCATTATCGGAACGAATGATTTTAACTTTTGTGGCAAACTGTCTTTCTACCATTATTAGAAAAGATTTTAAAACTGAAAAAGCATTACTTTTTATTTGTAAAAGGTAGGTCCAAGTTGCTCTACTATAGTCATCCACTATAGTCAAACAATATCTATAACCGTCATGCGTTGGGAGATTGTAAGATCCCCAAGTATCAACATGAAGTAGTTAAAAAATGGAAGTTGTGTTTATATGACTTGAATGAAAAGGCAACTTTGCCTGCCTAGTTTGAGAACATACATCACAAGGATGATTAAATGTGGCAAGAGAAGGAAAATGAAAACTTGATAAATTTTATAGCTCATCCTATTGGTAACTTAAACTTTTTCCTAAGACTAATTTGCTGTAAATTTGGAGCAGAAATACAACTACCGAACTGTTCAATTAAAAAAACTTGACCTTATAACTAAAGCAGTGTTGCTTCTGGAGATAAATACCAGTTTGTTTTGTAACTTGacgaagaaaacgaaggaggagaaggagggggAGAAAGGGggctaaaattatttaaaaagtgggtacaaattaaaagtTTTGCATGCTAGATAGGGGCATGTGCCCCAATCTTTTATGTCATAGGCTTACATTAGAATTGACTCTAGCTGaacaagaaattgaatgagaCACAATGTCCTTCTTAAGGTTGTTGCAATATAAAAAAGACTTAAAACTGATTGATTTCCATGAGCTAGTCCGGGAATTAGAGAGACTGGATTAAGTAGATATAGACCTTCTTTCACTTCACCAACTACCGCTGGCCTCTTCAGTGAAGGGATCTGCAAGAATGTACCAAAAGATGAGAAAAGCAAGGTACACATGAGTTGTTTAGTGAGTTTGTGAACTGAAATTAGATTAAACTTGAAATGTGGAACATACAACACATTGTTTAGGATTAAATCTGGCAGAACATGTACACTACCAATTTGACTGACCTTAACCTTATATGAATTCGGCAGATTAACGTATAGAGATTTGGTTAGAGGcttcaaattaaataaaatgGAATGATCAAAATTCATATGttctgaagctcctgaatctatTATCCAGGAGGTAGAATTCATGGAAAACAAGAAAGACAATATAGATTAGGTGCATTAACGGTTTTACCAGCACAGTTGGCACTAGCATTTGCATCAAAAATCTGCTCAACCTGTTGCACCTTTACTTGTTGAAGAAGTTGATAAAGCTGACTGAATTGTTCTTGAGTTATTGCCTTACCAGCTGCATTTTCCACCATTGTGTTTGCTGAAAAAATTATGTTTTCTTCAGGCATAATTGTTGCATTGCTGTGAGTTCCTCCATGATATCTTTTGGATTTGGTGAACTCGAAAGTGGAGGGAAAATCAATGATTCTATATCATTTGTCAATGGAATGGCCAGGGTTCTTGCAATACTTGCACAGCAGGttactcttttttccttcaaGGTTTGCTTTGAATTTTCCTTCTCCATTAGCATACTTTTAAAAATAGGTTTGTTGATTTCCTGCCAGAAAAGCAGTTTCGATAGGGTGTTGTGCAACATGAATTTCCCTTTGTTTCTCATCTTGAATGAGAAGAGCGTAGGCTTGATTGACACTAGGAAGAGGGGTAAACATTAGAATGTTACTCCTCACAGCTGAATAGATATCATTAAGTCCCATGAGGAATTGGATGAGCTTGCCATCTTGAAGAAACTTCAAAGTCTTTGATTTTCCTCCACAGTTGTATTCACATGTACAATGCACACAAGTATTTAAGGTATCTAACTCATCCCAAATCCTTTTTACCTTTGTATAGTATTCTGCTATATCAAAGGTTCCCTACACTATATCACTCAACTCCTTTTGTAATTGATAAAGTTGAGCACCGCTACATTGCCCGAATCTAACTTCAAGTTCTTTCCAAATTTCATTTGCAGTTTTAGAATAAAGGACACTTTCAGCTATGTCCTTAGATAGAGAGTTTAAAATCCATGATATAACCATATTATTGCAGCGATTCCACTGCTTGAAATCAGTTGAAGTTGCATCTGATTCAGAAAATGTTCCATCGATGAAACCAAGTTTGTTCTTGGCAGAGAGTGCAATAATTATGGCTCTACGCCATCCTCCATATCCTTTTCCATCAAAAACTGAGTTGACAAGAACCATTCCTGGTGAATCAGATGGATGAAGATAATAGAGGTGAGTGGAATCGATGACGATAGCAGCTGGTTGGTTAACTGTTCTAGCTGCAGAAATATTTGAGGAGTCATCTGTGGAGTTTGGTGCCATTtcaataaaaagagaaagaagaagaaaaaatgtgGGCAAAAGAGTTTCAGATAgctactgctctgataccatgtagaGATTTAgggaaattttcttttcttttgatgaaTAATAGACTGTACAGAATGCATATTTATACACCTATTTTAGGAATCAAACTAGGGACAATTACAGCTATACTAAGTACAAATGTGTAATTATTAATTTGTTGTCCTAATCATGTTTGCACTATGACATGTACAACTATACATTGCATTTGGATACTGATATTCTGGAAGGAACAAGTGCCTTCCAGTTGTATCCATTATGCTACAAGAAAGTGGACTGAATGTTAAATAGTTTGGGTCAGACCTTATTTTGTATTTTGGACTTCTTATTTGTTTGTTGGACCAATATAACATATTGGCCCAATTTCCTATTGAACCCGATATTACCTAAACAAGTCTTCTGATTTCTAGGTCATTACATACGCCTCTTCTCGTTGTTCCTCTTCGTATTCTTCGACTACGTATCCTCTATGTCGTCGACCAGCTCTTGAGTTAGGGGCGAGGTCGTAGAATCCAGTCCAACAATGCATATTTAAACAATAATGGGATGAAAATATTTAGTACTCccaaacaacaaaaagaaaaaacaatatGGACACCACTTAAAAGCAGGTAGAAATGGCACCAGTTAGCCACTTTAAAAGGCTGTTTTTCAGGAATTAGCCAATGCATCCTGAATTTCAGTTTAATTTTTAGGAAAAAAATGTCATAAATTTTCCTAAAGTTAaaaattttagtttaaaatttcagaACAAAATAAGTACTGGCTAATCTTTAAATAGCTTTACTGAGAATGACTATCTGTGCATTTGCCCCTTAAAGCAGTCCACTCATTAAGTCCTTTCTCATATAGTGACAAGCACTTAAAATACTCTGAGATGCTTTGATATTGCTTTTTTAATGTTGGTTGTTCCTTCAACATCACAGATAAGAGACTAGTCGAACCAGGGGATTGGCTGAACCCAATAGCTTTTGTTCAAACAGTATATATGTTGATACAAATTATTCCCTATACTATTTTCAAAATGCATGTATATCTTCAAAGCAATGCATGTGCATCAAtcaatatttttccataatttctgcatttttaaaggatttttaattaatttatcctagcatttttattatataaataattactaattgcatcacaaataattttataataattttattacttaattttttaaaattatatttatattaagctTTAATTATCTTATGAATAACTCTATTTATATctgtaggctataattgcaataactttgcaataatagcctatatgtgcataattactttattttacacaaaatgaccttttatatttttataatacaaAGTAGTTATTTTAAATCATATTTATTCATCAAtagcatttttatcatttattatctatttttataaattattttatcaaattAATTAGGTATTTAGCAAATAGCctcttttaatttgattatatttcGGACCTGGCCCAAATTATTACTCCAGCCCAATTAAATCATAACCCTGATCCAATACCCAATAACCCAATCTTTAAACCCGCCCAACCCCAGATCAAATCATGACctttgatctcagagatcaacggtccaggatgttattaccatttttaattacccataaccccccaaaccctattcATTTCCCAATTCCACTGCCCCTAAATCCCCTCTTCCTCTCTTCTATCTCAACCTCTCCCTAACCCTAGCCTGTCATCACCTAAACCCCCTTCAATCCATGGGGTTTCTCTTCAATCTTAGGCCCTATCCGGCCTCTTATCTCTACTAATTGTTCGATTTCTTTGTTGTTTGATAGAATCTCAAGGGGATTCGAACAGACTTGGTTCAAATCCCTCAATCTTCTGATGAATCCGTCTGTATTCACCATTTGTTTGTGAGTATTATCATTTTTGTGTTTTCGTGGCTTCAAATCTCCGGTGTAAAACTCGATTTTTACACCTTTGTTTATTTTTGCATAAACCTAACTATTTTTGGCCAAATAGGTTCAGATCTCTTTAGATACGAAGTGTTTGGAGTTTATTTAATTGTTTTCCTTTaagattctttcatttttatcgcTATTATCTACCAGTTTCACTTTTTCCCTAAGAACTAGAGTTTCATCTTTTAAGTTTCTGCAAATGTTTTAAAATGCTTAAAGGTTCAACTCTGACCTTTTTTCTTTACTGTTCAACTAATTTCTTTTCTTGATGTTTCATCTCTGTGTTTCGATATGCTTAACATTTTCCGTTATTCGATTATTTGTCTCACTGTTCTTGCCCGTTTACTTTGGTCCGATTAAATTAATTGATTTATTTGCCTGATTAGGGtttgaaattatattttttttatattggtATCTTTCTgatatttttatttattctttcctTATATATGACTTATAATTGGTACTGCCTTCCTTAGTTATGTTACTGGCCTGATTTCTGGGTTTTGATTTGTTCTGACCGACTTATAAATGGTCTTgacttatttcttaccttattaaaATTCAA
Proteins encoded:
- the LOC138869600 gene encoding uncharacterized protein; the encoded protein is MAPNSTDDSSNISAARTVNQPAAIVIDSTHLYYLHPSDSPGMVLVNSVFDGKGYGGWRRAIIIALSAKNKLGFIDGTFSESDATSTDFKQWNRCNNMVISWILNSLSKDIAESVLYSKTANEIWKELEVRFGQCSGAQLYQLQKELSDIV